In Anabrus simplex isolate iqAnaSimp1 chromosome 4, ASM4041472v1, whole genome shotgun sequence, a single genomic region encodes these proteins:
- the LOC137500450 gene encoding craniofacial development protein 2-like, which produces MDKADMVPRKRLECPLLKAMRSFSGAGGTVRNQQPAPNYIKIATVNVLTLTGKIEELFDFMIEKDIAILGLLNLYCNVRKYCLGTWNVRSMYQGKLDIVKREMKRLGIDILGISEVRWIGIGEFATDEYMVYYSGHENQKKNGVALIVSNRVRKTIMGCNFKTDRMMSVRFQGQPFNITVIQIYAPTTEAEEEDIDQFYEDLRELLQLTPKKDVVFIIGDWNAKVGNQTVDGVTGKFGFGTTNEAGQRLLEFCQDNSLVITNTLFQLPKRRLYTWTSPDGKCRNQIDYILCSQRWRSAVQSCKTRPGADCGSDHELLISKFRLK; this is translated from the exons atggacaaagcagatatggtgcctcggaaaaggttagagTGTCCCCTGCTAAAAGCAATGCGCAGTttttcaggtgctgggggaactgtgagaaatcagcaaccagcaccaaactacatcaagattgcaacagtaaatgtcctgacactgacgggaaagataGAAGAACTgtttgacttcatgatagaaaaagatatagccatacttggactgt TGAATCTTTATTGTAACGTAAGaaagtactgtttaggaacttggaatgtaagatccatgtatcaaggaaagctggatatagtcaaacgagaaatgaagagactgggcatcgatatactgggaataagcgaagtgagatggattggtattggtgaatttgctacagatgagtacatggtatactattctggacatgaaaaccaaaagaaaaatggagttgccctcatagttagcaacagggtgcgtaaaactataatggggtgcaattttaaaactgatagaatgatgtctgtacgttttcaaggccaaccttttaacatcacagtcatacaaatttacgcaccaaccactgaagctgaagaggaagatattgaccagttttatgaagacttacgagaattgctacagttaacaccaaagaaggatgtcgttttcattattggcgactggaatgccaaagtaggaaatcaaactgtagatggagtaacgggaaaatttggctttggcacaacaaatgaagctggacagagactcctagaattctgtcaagacaactcactggtcattaccaacacactgtttcaattgcccaaacgacgcctatacacctggacctcgccagatggtaaatgtcggaatcagatcgactacatactctgtagtcaaaggtggaggagtgctgtacagtcatgcaaaacaaggcctggggctgattgtggatcagatcacgagctcttaatttccaaattccggctcaaa